The Cydia splendana chromosome 21, ilCydSple1.2, whole genome shotgun sequence genome segment TGTGGCAGCATCTAGAGGTTCGTGTCACtcttagagtcagaccaagattagtctgcaacgattttgatagcacacgcagtgcaagtgttatatttatacgtcatactttcataaaagtttgacgtttaaaataacacttgcactgcatatcGTATGCTATCAAactcgttgcagacttatcttggacTAATTCTAAACACTTTTCATCTCGCCAGTCCTCACCAAACAATAAGCTAATGCACTTATATTTATTCCTAACGTGTTTACTGGTGTTTTATAATCGTGTTCCTCCTAACTTGAGTAATGATTTGATGAACTCTCTAAGTGGCGCGCAATATAAATCATCTTGTTATTGAAtgcttttagtttagtttaacgCGTTTATTTTATTACGTGTGTTATTTGTGTGGTTATTTTAAAGTTAATATTTGGGCGTTTTACATTAGCAACGATATTCGTGAGTCAACCTACTACTAGAGGACCAGAAATTTAGAGAAAGGCGAATGAAACGAATCCCTGCTTAATATTTGTACATATATCCACacttccatactaatattataaatatgaatgtgtgtctgtctgttaggtacctcttcacgcttaaaccgctgaaccgctTTAGATGATATTTGCTATGGAAATAATTTgaggcccgaggaaggacataggataggtAGTTTTCAattttatcaatcaatcaatcatcatcatcaagtcaagtaaaaaaaaagtatggaaTGGTGATAAGGACTTAAGAAGCCCGAATCTGATATTAATTTTTTGATCTTATAAActgttaggttttttttttatatatattctgGTTTGTCTCTTAAACAAATACTTAGACAAaaacagtggcgtagctagcatgggtggcacccggggcggaaattgtgggtgtcaccccaaaattcaatcaaagttgtaaaatatgtttaatattttacaattataaaattacgtttaatattccatagctcacaatttactccatcgctttcatttcagattccatgaactctcaataatccacaccctggcgggtgttgcctctgcgcgcgttctatgacacgggcaaggacagcatccgctcggtgtaacccacatttcataagtgtcataagggcatctacatgttggcttgggctccgcgcacgcctcgcaaaggtccgagtcatcattgtcccgtgaaagatatacaaataatttacgttaaaaaaaattaaaaactttttttgccaagtgcgcgatttgaaagagattctgtaaaatcccatttcacaatgaatttcaaatagtccagagtcacccaattagaaacagtgacatagcttctcaattacagaaataatcacataataaaaaaaaacttttctgaataaaaaaacctacgaggcgccaacatattattgttacataccaggaaccccgagacattttaaccatgcatttctgaggccaaaataaggaaaaaaatactaaaagagtttacgtcaatttcgccaaaataaaattgtttttcgattttttgtacataaaatataaatgctataatttgtaaaactgtcacccaaaaataattttaactttttttgtcaattacataaataatcacataattaaaaaaaaacctttacaatggtcctgaattaaaaaaacctacgaggcgccaaAATATTATTGCTACATACCAGGTGCCAACGAGGAACCtgagagattttaaccacgcatttccgaggccaaagaaggaaaaaatattaaaagagtTAGAGTATTAGGTACGTCAATTTCACGAAAAATAAAttcttttttcaatttttttgtacgtaatgtacagtcagccaagaaagtggtctaccacttttcgacactatcatctgattgatagagtcgaaaagtggtagaccactttcttggctgaccgtacctacataaaatataaatgctatttgtaaaactatcactcaaaaagaattttaactttttttgtaaaacctagtttttgcaaagtgtacttgtcacttttttacattatatcaataaggatatttggactaggtcccatagtagcaacatcgccataaaaaaaaaaacattttgcactAAGTAACAATAAAAAGATGCTTTTTTTAGCCTGCTGGTGGtactggactatgaaactaggcgaattccagTTTATAgaacattttagtctttaaatatgatcaggaatattctgtcaaaatctctcgggttcctcgtgggcatgttgtatattatttccttaatggcggttgtgcaatctgccacagttttacgaatttttatagatggcactactgatgttcacggtcgggtgtcaccccccaaatgggtgacacccggggcgggccgcccccgccgcccccccctagctacgccactggacAAAAACCGTCCATTTTTCACACTCTTTTTTCAACTCCATTTTTCAGGACCGTTTTGGTCGCGTTCTGTCATTAAAACAATTACTTTACAAAGTTATCAAGATgtctcaaaataaaaaataaacttccCGAGAACGTATTTAAATAGATTTCCCTAATTTGTGGGTTTTGGGGATAATTGTTAGCGTTTTAAGCTTGTTTAAACTCGATGACAGATGGGAGATCGGGAATCGTGAACGCACCCATATGTTTTGGCGGGAAATCATCAATCtgtgtttttttaatgaaattgtgGCTTTCACAATAAATTGAATGTTAGCGTTGAGCATTGAGTTAATAATGTAAGTGATGTATATTAATAGGACCCTGGCAAGCCCAAGCTAGTTTTGTCAATATAGAAAAAGGCAGCAAAAATGTAGACGCAAAGGATTGATCGGCCCATACTTACAAATTTGGAAATTTAATGCCTTTTTTACTAACATATTTAGCtaatatttgttttgtatattagGTACGGACAAAAATTGTACTTATTTAAGTATTCTCCTTAAACTGGACCGCCACGGCTTTCCTCTTCTCCCCCTCTTTTTTGGGGGTAGCCTgaacaaaaatagtggggatccgtttaagggcatagagatagaccaagctaagttggaagctattttttttattgcttgaGGAGTTTATTTTGGCCAATTTTcaacaataatataattttaatagccCAGGCGATgcagtttttttagggttccgtacccaaagggtaaaatgggaccctattattaagactccgctgtccgtccgtccgtccgtctgtcaccaggctgtatctcgtgatctgtgatagctagacagctgaaattttcacagatgatttatttctgttgccgctataacaacaaatactgaaaacaaaataaaataaagatttacgtgggactcccatacaacaaacgtgatttttgaccgaagttaagcaacgtcgggcggggtcagtacttggatgggtgaccgtttttatagataatggtacggaacccttcgtgtgcgagtccgactcgcacttggccggttttttattaagttACCTTCCTTAACATTTGTTAGTAAAGCCGTTAATTCCTACATTAAAACTGCTTCGTGCGAAACTGATTTGTCACAAGCCATAAGACTTTAATCTTTCCTAAGCACCCAATTACCAATCTCAATCATTTTTTGCCACAAACATTAGTCTGATGTCTTCTACATTCTGTAGCCATAAATCAACATGTTACAAGTGACATATGCGATGATATTCCAATTTGGATCTTATGAGTATTAAAATCGTTGGCATTTACCGCCCCTATTGCACGCAGTATATTTTATCTGTGCCGATTAAGTGGGATTATTTTGGAACGACCACCCAATGATTTTTTATACAAGATGTGTTATacacgttccaaaattgaagcactcAACTCGTGTCATGTGTACGAGTTTGTCTCAGTCTGCCTGACGCAAGCGCGAAGGTGTACACCGGTTAATACTTTTCCACAAATAACGTGTATTAAGCAACAAAATGCCGACCTGCGTTATGTTGAAATGCTCAAATTATCTGCGGAAGCGCAAAAAAATTGACGGCGTCACATATCATTCGTAAGTAAAAGCTGAAATAATCCGTTTTCCTTCGGTTTAATCTCGAATAAAATAAAGCCGGCCGCCATTTTCGCCGGCTGACAGAAAGAGATAAGTTTATGTACTTATCAGCGAGAATGACAAGGACGCACCAACTGCGTACATAGATTATCATAGCAGACGCGTCATGGTAAGTTGCATTCATTGTTTGGTGATTATCGTACAAATAAGAGAAATAAATTTCAACTTAAATATCAAAGTATTTTTCCTTGAACGCATTTTTTCTTGTAATTAAGTACAACAATTGGCAAATTAAAGAAAATAGTCTCAATGTGTACAATTATTATTCTTTTcaaaaaaacaaacctaacaaaagtaacaatgataagtataataattataagcaaaataataaagacaaaaaaagaattaaatgaattaactaaaactacctaaaaagtaaaacgtttgcttatatttatatttaagtttagttttatgtttagattATGTAGTGTATTTTTAACTGTTTGCCTAATAAATGTTATTCAtcagtataatattatatattttatttacataactaaatGTGAAAACTTTTTACTTCGGTAGCGACTACATTACTACATAGAACTTGATAGAACTGCACTAAAATGATTTGCACcttctgtcaaacatcttattctttgatattttttttcttaataagtttTACGTTTCGCGCCATCTTCACTGTTTGCCGTCGTGTTATGGTGGTATCACTGATTTACCAAATTCACGCGCAAGTGACAAACACTAGCCGTCTCTTTTTTACTTAGGTATTCTTTTAATTGTGCAGTCTCTtttacgcatttgcgtatgaagttgtaaacaaattgtaactGATGCTGCCGTGACGTTGGCAGCATTGGTTGGCATCATTATTTTCGCGTGATATGTTAGTGTATGACGTATcttgtataaaaaaatcattgcgACCACCCGCGTAAAATAGCAGCTGTTAaaatttgccgccattttttgCTGGCATCGGATTATGTTGATTTAGATTTTTACGAGCTAATTTTACACCGACTTGAACataacaaagtgagggagtgtcattataaacgtcatattctcatagaaatttgacatgaatgatgacattatcacactttgtcattgcaaatgctattgcagagttagcttggtcgactctacctacttattttgtattgtaggcaggtacctacattatgttatacctttaaacgagcaatttcttgtatatttatttataggcatataatatatttcggggatctcggaaacggctcaaacgatttcgatgaaattggctatatgggggttttcgggggcgataagtcgatctaggtcttatctctgggaaaacgcgcatttttgagtttttatatgtttttcgagcaaagctcgtcggtctcccagatattgatttttatgaactATTTTCACTACATAGGTTGGCTGAAAGAGATGCTTCTAAGCGGTACTAGACCACCTGATGTTTaccattaaatttattttataggtaagtacccAATAGTAAGGTGCACTGCGAAAggtacaattttattattagtaACTAATGCAAAGCCAAAATCAAGAGTTTATTCAACATTTTATGCGTGTCTGTATGTTTATGCCATTTATGCTCcgtaaataaagtaaaataaataaagtacctagTCTAACTTTACTGAGAAGCATAGGTCGCGATTACAGCTTACAATTATTAGGGCGcacgggccgtatgcttgtctACCATCAGTGTCACAAGTCGCCTTAAACATTACACATTACTAAACTTGATATTAATCATGGTACATCACTACaccatataaaacaaagtcccccgccgcgtctatctgtttgcgtgtttgttcgcgataaactcaaaaactactgaacggatttcatgcggttttcacctatgaatagactgattcttgaggaaggtttaggtgtatataatttggtaacccgtgcgaagccgggcgggtcgctagtatttgATATTATTCATAACAAGTCTTTTCTTTTATAAATAATAGGCAAAGGGGTTGCTACCGCCATCTAGtgtgtaatattaatattaattatgacGTTTGCGACGCCATCTATGTTTCTTTTCATTAACTACCATGAGCTACAACGGCTATTAAAAGCCAACTGTTGCAAAAGAATGCCGCTAGATGTCGTACCATAGATGTAACGTTCCATTTTACGGTAAAATCATATTATTAtagattaataatgtaaaaattattaattatttccaCACAACAAACGTCAATAGCAAACAATACATCGTAAAGCCTAGTACTAAAAAAGTAAATAGGTAGCCTTAGAGTaagttataattttatacaaGATATCAAATAAACACTTCacataaaatgtattaaaatttgataaaaaaatattttgtttccatttactaacaatattattatttcaaaagAATTATTTGTAATTTACTCATTTCTCAAATTTGTGACGTGAAAAGGAAAATCATCGTAGACAGTGCTGCCAACTTCTCGCCGGTGACCGAGATGGATCGGAAATCCACCATTTTCCCTTTGTAGCTAACCGGTGTTCAAAACACGTGCGTACTATCAAGTTACATGGAAACCTGGCGTGTTCCAAGCTAGAAATAACAAATAAACCGTCTGAAAAAGTGCACCGTGTTTAAGTAGTCAGGTGACGTGTGTAGTAAATCAAAATGAACACCGAAAAGCTGAAGAAACTGCAATCGCAGGTGCGCATCGGCGGTAAGGGCACACCGAGGCGCAAAAAGAAGGTTGTGCACGCCACAGCCGCGACAGACGACAAGAAACTCCAGTCTTCCCTCAAAAAACTGTCAGTTAACACGATCCCTGGCATCGAGGAAGTTAATATGATCAAAGATGACGGCACAGTAATACATTTCAACAACCCGAAAGCGCAGGCCTCGCTCGCGGCGAATACTTTCGCTATCACCGGTCATGGAGAGAACAAGCAGATCGCGGAGATGCTCCCCGGTATCCTGAGCCAGCTCGGACCCGAAGGTCTCAACCAGCTGAAGAGACTGGCGTCCAGCGTGGCCGCGCCTAAGCCGCTCGAGGAAGACGACGAGGTGCCTAACCTCGTCGGCAACTTCGATGAGGCGTCGAAACAGGAAGCCAAGGAGGTCGTCGCCGACGACAAGAAGGAGGACAAGAAACCCGAGACAGAGACCAAAGCCGCCGACAAGAAAACCGACTAACTATCCCCATTATGACAGGAGTGATCTAGGTTTTTAATTTTGCTCATTCAAGTGTCTTTATAACAAACGCTAAGGGTTTCCAAAGCCTTACCAAGTGTCTCAaacgtttattttattatttagtatttGTGTTCCTAAATAAATGTACTTTCATTTAGTGGTTTTGCATTTATTTGAAGTTTTTTATGTGTGAAGTGCCAAAAGGGCCACTTGTGTGCCTTTGCCTGTACTTAGAAAAAAGCGGACACAAGttttgattttaaatatttgactCTGTGACTTTGGAAATCCGGTATAGAGCCATCCTGTATGAAACGAAAAAGCTTGTCTCTCCTTAAATGCTAATAATATGTctttattaactgtaaattaccGCATTATGGGATATTCTGTCGATCATAGGTCCTAGTTAAGTGTTGTAATAAACATATTGTTGAAATATTGGCATTATGATAAAAAGTCTATGTATggcatatatacatttattttttacactGCACTGGCATAtaggaatatattattatatattagtaAAGTAAGGTGAGTGACACAccttatcatatttttaaatggTATTTTCT includes the following:
- the LOC134801084 gene encoding transcription factor BTF3 homolog 4 → MNTEKLKKLQSQVRIGGKGTPRRKKKVVHATAATDDKKLQSSLKKLSVNTIPGIEEVNMIKDDGTVIHFNNPKAQASLAANTFAITGHGENKQIAEMLPGILSQLGPEGLNQLKRLASSVAAPKPLEEDDEVPNLVGNFDEASKQEAKEVVADDKKEDKKPETETKAADKKTD